In a single window of the Flavivirga spongiicola genome:
- a CDS encoding TonB-dependent receptor — translation MKKFNFSKLSPCGKLFKFDLKMKLTTLLFIVALFQIQANNTYSQNTKITLKLDNVSIEDVFKNIETLSEFKFLYNHKRIDAGRKVSINFNKERISDILESLFLDTDIYFKVKKKQIILKTGKNKKPVLKIETSILQQTEIKGTITDPNGVPIPGVNILVIGTNKGTQTDFDGNYSISANDGDTLRFSFLGYSSVDVVVGPQAVYDLSMKENVSDLEEVVVVGYSTAIKKTITSSVASIKAEKLNEIPNTSLGGAIAGRIAGVRVDRTSGKPGRSSNINVRGADQTGFGGSTEPLYVIDGIALDKANFDRLDVSEVETVTVLKDAASAAVYGARAANGVVLVTTKKGKRGAPVLNFTSNIGTTSPVRQPKFTSAYETALLINQDKDFNNAAPDDGGRINPEELEFLRTAGFKNFSEEVQETPVLNRYALTASGATENVNYFISGSHVKESGTVPNLDYKKTTFRAKVNVALSDNLDVSLNISTSNDLREEFYWRWNQGDEDFGDFYRTFGRNGAWGNATRNGEFVANNNGWNAANLVNEGGGHNDRKASNTNYIIDANYKIPKVKGLVAGFTYSQINESTERELFRRPMTAVVFGTVPGNRFELTDEIVGTRVRTDGGNTPRLNQINGTTETVQINARLKYDNTFGNHKVNAFFNYEQTEIESAGINAFVRNLLSEDILVLNAISGADDEQFVGGSKSEDGRQSYIGAVGYNFKDKYLLNASFRYDGSVQFLPEQQFGFFPSISAGWIASEEGFFKEKLGFFDFFKVRYSWGKTGNDDIGDGFNFEFIQNYNLLGASGPIFGTGTSQSNRLSIQGLPNRFLTWSTQESYNFGIDFKMLSNKLSTTLDIFTNKRTDLFGNRIQTTPTTFGDSPPRVNYGANTTKGFEILLNYNDNISNNLSYEVGLNFSKATTKFDIFDEADDTRPHLVRTGQFTGRNDLLGYRALGIIRTQEQLDGLIADGYSFNGQTPVLGELYYADLRGPAATDPQANTPDGIIDDNDREVLANHSSAPYNYGMTLGLNYKGFKLQAFLQGTAGAHQYRPQNSRFTFAGAGESSWTAWNDSWTPDNPNASYPRYNSRNNLTNSSFWLEKADFIRLKNLNIGYTLPDNVVNKIGVEDITLFANGTNLFMVYSAVKDYDPETTGRVIPLNKSYTFGVNITF, via the coding sequence ATGAAAAAATTCAACTTTAGTAAGCTTTCACCATGTGGAAAATTATTTAAATTCGATTTAAAAATGAAACTTACAACACTTCTCTTTATTGTTGCACTATTTCAAATTCAAGCGAATAATACATATTCACAGAATACAAAAATTACTTTAAAACTTGATAATGTATCAATAGAAGATGTTTTTAAAAACATTGAAACTCTATCTGAGTTTAAGTTTTTATACAATCATAAGAGAATAGACGCAGGCAGAAAAGTATCTATAAATTTTAATAAAGAACGTATTTCTGATATTTTAGAATCCTTATTTTTAGATACCGATATCTACTTTAAGGTTAAGAAGAAACAGATTATTTTAAAAACAGGAAAAAATAAAAAACCTGTTTTAAAAATAGAAACCTCCATACTTCAACAAACGGAGATAAAAGGAACAATTACAGACCCCAATGGCGTGCCTATTCCTGGAGTAAACATTTTAGTTATTGGCACAAACAAAGGTACTCAAACCGATTTTGATGGTAATTATAGCATTAGTGCTAATGATGGAGACACTTTAAGATTCTCATTTTTAGGTTATTCAAGTGTAGATGTTGTTGTGGGACCGCAAGCTGTTTATGATCTTTCCATGAAAGAAAATGTTAGCGATTTAGAAGAAGTAGTGGTTGTAGGATATAGTACCGCGATTAAAAAAACAATTACGAGTTCTGTTGCATCTATTAAAGCGGAAAAACTTAATGAAATTCCAAACACCTCATTAGGTGGTGCTATTGCTGGTAGAATAGCCGGTGTTCGCGTAGATAGAACAAGTGGTAAACCAGGTAGGTCATCTAATATTAATGTTAGGGGTGCAGACCAAACTGGTTTTGGTGGAAGTACAGAGCCTTTATATGTTATAGACGGTATTGCTTTAGATAAGGCAAATTTTGATCGTTTAGACGTTAGTGAAGTAGAAACAGTAACGGTATTAAAAGATGCAGCATCCGCAGCTGTTTATGGGGCAAGAGCGGCCAATGGTGTGGTTTTGGTAACAACTAAGAAAGGTAAAAGAGGAGCCCCTGTTTTAAATTTCACTTCGAATATTGGTACCACATCCCCAGTGAGGCAACCTAAATTTACGTCGGCTTATGAAACAGCATTATTAATTAATCAAGATAAAGATTTTAATAATGCAGCTCCAGATGATGGAGGTCGTATTAATCCTGAAGAATTAGAGTTTTTAAGAACAGCAGGTTTTAAAAACTTTTCTGAAGAAGTACAAGAAACACCTGTGCTTAATAGGTATGCATTAACGGCATCTGGTGCAACAGAAAATGTGAATTATTTTATTTCCGGATCACATGTTAAAGAATCGGGAACAGTACCTAATTTAGATTATAAAAAAACGACGTTTAGGGCAAAAGTAAATGTAGCACTTTCCGATAATTTAGATGTATCATTAAATATAAGTACCAGTAACGATTTAAGAGAGGAATTCTATTGGAGATGGAATCAAGGTGATGAAGATTTTGGAGATTTTTATAGAACATTTGGACGTAATGGAGCATGGGGCAATGCTACAAGAAATGGCGAATTTGTAGCAAATAATAATGGTTGGAATGCTGCGAATTTAGTAAATGAAGGAGGAGGGCATAACGATAGAAAAGCTTCAAATACAAATTATATTATTGATGCAAATTATAAAATCCCTAAAGTTAAAGGTTTAGTGGCTGGATTTACTTACAGTCAAATAAACGAGAGCACAGAAAGAGAATTATTTAGAAGACCAATGACTGCAGTTGTCTTTGGTACTGTGCCAGGGAACAGGTTTGAATTGACTGACGAGATTGTTGGAACACGTGTACGTACAGATGGTGGTAATACACCAAGGCTAAACCAGATTAATGGTACAACGGAAACGGTTCAAATAAATGCCAGATTAAAATATGATAATACCTTTGGAAACCATAAAGTAAATGCCTTTTTTAATTACGAACAGACTGAGATAGAGAGTGCTGGTATCAATGCATTTGTAAGAAATTTATTATCTGAAGATATATTGGTATTAAACGCTATTAGTGGAGCAGATGATGAACAGTTTGTTGGTGGAAGTAAAAGTGAAGATGGAAGACAATCTTATATTGGAGCAGTTGGTTATAACTTTAAAGATAAGTATTTGTTAAATGCCTCTTTTAGGTATGACGGTTCTGTGCAGTTTTTACCAGAACAACAATTTGGTTTTTTTCCATCTATATCTGCAGGATGGATTGCTAGTGAAGAGGGGTTCTTTAAGGAAAAACTTGGTTTTTTCGACTTCTTCAAAGTTAGATATTCTTGGGGTAAAACGGGTAATGATGATATAGGAGATGGCTTTAATTTTGAGTTTATTCAAAACTATAACCTTTTAGGTGCTTCAGGCCCAATTTTTGGAACTGGAACTTCACAATCAAATAGATTAAGTATTCAAGGGTTACCTAATAGGTTTTTAACTTGGTCAACTCAAGAGTCCTATAATTTTGGTATAGATTTTAAAATGTTGTCTAATAAATTATCAACAACCTTAGACATATTTACAAATAAAAGAACAGATTTATTTGGTAATAGAATACAAACCACACCAACAACCTTTGGAGATAGTCCACCAAGGGTTAATTATGGAGCAAATACAACTAAAGGATTTGAAATATTATTGAACTATAACGATAATATTAGTAACAATCTCTCGTATGAGGTTGGATTGAATTTTAGTAAAGCCACCACGAAGTTTGATATTTTTGATGAAGCAGACGATACGAGACCTCACTTAGTTCGTACTGGGCAATTTACAGGGAGAAATGACTTGTTAGGATACAGGGCATTAGGTATTATTAGAACACAAGAACAATTAGATGGCTTAATTGCTGATGGGTATTCTTTTAATGGACAAACACCTGTACTTGGGGAATTGTATTATGCAGACCTTAGAGGGCCGGCTGCAACAGACCCACAAGCTAATACACCTGATGGTATAATAGATGATAATGATAGGGAGGTTCTTGCAAACCATTCAAGTGCTCCTTATAATTATGGGATGACATTAGGTTTAAATTATAAAGGATTTAAGCTTCAAGCATTTTTACAAGGTACGGCAGGAGCTCATCAATACAGACCGCAGAATTCAAGATTTACATTTGCTGGTGCTGGAGAATCATCGTGGACAGCTTGGAATGATTCCTGGACTCCAGATAACCCTAACGCATCGTATCCAAGATATAATTCTAGAAATAATCTAACCAATTCTTCATTTTGGCTTGAAAAAGCAGATTTCATAAGATTAAAAAATCTGAATATCGGATATACATTACCAGATAATGTGGTTAATAAAATTGGAGTTGAAGATATTACACTTTTTGCAAATGGTACAAATCTGTTTATGGTCTATAGCGCGGTTAAGGATTACGATCCTGAAACTACAGGGAGAGTAATTCCATTAAATAAGTCATATACTTTTGGAGTTAATATAACATTTTAA
- a CDS encoding RNA polymerase sigma factor — protein sequence MKNSETSMEETLISLKKGNKESFNVIFNTYQKGLYYFIYAITKSKYNTEEILQAVFIKVWTKRATIDCSKSFESFIFTIAKNLTYNHLRAISNRESLRQEVWQNITHISKQTEDELVFSEYTDIVNDILLGIPKQKRSIYILSREEGKSNQEIADLLGISQKTVKNHLWKTLQIIKEQLHPHISTYLFAYFTTSFFF from the coding sequence TTGAAAAATTCAGAAACAAGTATGGAAGAGACACTCATTTCTTTAAAAAAAGGAAATAAAGAGTCTTTTAATGTTATTTTTAATACCTATCAAAAAGGATTATATTATTTTATATATGCTATTACAAAATCAAAATATAATACAGAGGAAATTCTTCAAGCTGTTTTTATTAAAGTTTGGACCAAAAGAGCTACTATAGACTGTTCAAAATCATTTGAGTCATTTATTTTTACTATTGCAAAAAATTTAACTTATAATCACCTTAGAGCCATTTCTAACAGAGAATCTTTAAGACAAGAAGTATGGCAAAATATAACTCATATTTCAAAACAAACTGAAGATGAATTGGTTTTTTCTGAATATACAGATATAGTAAATGATATATTATTAGGAATTCCAAAACAAAAGCGTTCTATCTATATTCTGTCGAGAGAAGAAGGTAAAAGCAATCAAGAGATTGCCGATTTGCTAGGCATTTCCCAAAAGACTGTAAAAAATCATTTGTGGAAAACATTACAGATTATTAAAGAACAGCTTCACCCGCATATAAGTACTTACCTGTTTGCTTACTTTACGACTTCTTTCTTTTTTTAA
- a CDS encoding GH116 family glycosyl-hydrolase, which yields MNTIKKNNDTNCDPTTGCCDAVPKEIVKKEEIIEQQNESCDPATGCCSPPSMNKSRRDFIKTTALSIGALSLPTMPVFAGPFMYDKNGHLIPADKKLSAEWIKSLYDRGEPEVYKKEQLKHIGMPIGGMACGQLYLGGDGKLWLWHIFKTEYSREKDHGQRFDAMTLGGHYADPDKVFTREKRPVEQGAVIRVISKGKSYTKTLDSKGFKDVKFRGEYPIGKISYEEAGFPVSIKLEAFSPFIPLEEKDSALPVTIMNYKVTNTSKKKVEVDMASWLENAVCPFVDSDAYGKRKNELIINEVSASINYTVNSDTSALKKQHGYGSMNLTVLDNNGESTAKLLIKNVDSAEKVLDALKPITEIASPKTNGFSEKSIGVLGKSFILKPNETKEVTFVLSWFFPHLNQQEKETGQLLALKDIKYLKRHYNNDFKSAREVSNYVISNYKRLSETTKLWNKTWYDSTLPYWLLDRSFISLNCLATNTALWFDNDRFWGWEGVECCPGTCQHVWQYAQGMARIFPSIEMGLRENIDYGRSLNADGSLGHRDETAGGYGLQVAHDGHCGTIMRAYREHKMSADNRFLKANYEKIKKSIQFIINEDKDKDGLLEGGQHNTLDASWYGIMGWISSLYLGALASGKEMALEVGDKDFSKTCDALLIKGRENMVKELYNGEYFIHKPDPKYPKAINTNDGCHIDQVLGQSFAWQVGLSERVIPEEECKSALKSIWKYNFAPDAFLYQEQNKPIKGVRIYATKGEAGTIMCTWPKGGVEKAVPGMDKRPDESETWLGPGGYFDEAMNGFEYQVASHMISEGMLLEGLATMKAVHDRYHPALRNPFNEIECSDHYSRSMASYGVFLSVCGFDYHGPKGYLSFNPKLTPNNFKAPFTVAEGWGTFSQKRLGNTQENGIEITYGKLSLSTISLNIKSDVVKNVTLKLNDKHIDISSKIVNGSNLNIKFESIVVNKKDKIDILIG from the coding sequence ATGAATACTATTAAAAAAAATAACGATACCAATTGTGATCCAACAACTGGTTGCTGTGATGCTGTACCTAAAGAAATAGTAAAGAAAGAAGAAATCATAGAACAGCAAAATGAATCATGCGACCCAGCAACGGGTTGCTGCTCTCCGCCATCTATGAATAAATCAAGAAGAGATTTCATAAAAACAACAGCCTTGAGTATTGGTGCTTTATCATTGCCAACAATGCCTGTTTTTGCGGGACCGTTTATGTATGATAAAAATGGGCATTTAATTCCAGCTGATAAAAAATTGTCAGCAGAATGGATTAAGTCCCTTTATGATCGTGGCGAACCGGAAGTTTATAAAAAAGAACAATTGAAACATATAGGCATGCCAATTGGTGGGATGGCCTGTGGACAACTGTATCTTGGTGGAGACGGAAAATTGTGGTTATGGCATATTTTTAAAACGGAATATAGTAGAGAAAAAGATCATGGACAACGATTTGATGCCATGACTTTAGGAGGGCATTATGCCGATCCGGATAAAGTCTTTACCAGAGAAAAAAGACCTGTAGAGCAAGGAGCAGTTATACGGGTTATCTCCAAAGGGAAGAGTTATACTAAAACACTCGATTCTAAGGGTTTTAAGGATGTTAAATTTAGAGGAGAATACCCCATTGGAAAAATATCTTATGAAGAAGCAGGTTTTCCGGTAAGCATAAAATTAGAGGCTTTTTCACCGTTTATCCCCTTGGAAGAGAAAGATTCTGCATTGCCTGTTACCATTATGAACTATAAGGTAACCAATACCTCTAAGAAAAAAGTTGAAGTTGATATGGCTTCATGGTTAGAAAATGCAGTATGCCCGTTTGTAGATTCAGATGCTTATGGAAAGCGAAAAAATGAATTGATAATAAATGAAGTTTCGGCAAGCATCAATTATACCGTAAATTCAGATACTAGTGCATTGAAAAAACAACACGGTTATGGTTCTATGAATCTAACTGTATTAGACAATAATGGAGAATCAACAGCAAAGTTACTCATTAAAAATGTGGATAGCGCAGAAAAGGTTTTAGATGCATTGAAACCCATAACAGAAATAGCATCACCAAAAACGAATGGTTTTAGTGAAAAATCAATAGGGGTTTTAGGAAAATCGTTTATCCTAAAACCTAATGAAACAAAAGAGGTTACGTTTGTTTTGTCATGGTTTTTTCCGCACTTGAATCAGCAAGAAAAAGAAACAGGACAATTGCTGGCTTTAAAAGATATTAAATATTTAAAGCGACATTATAATAATGATTTCAAATCGGCCCGAGAGGTGTCCAACTATGTTATTTCTAATTACAAAAGACTCTCTGAAACAACCAAGTTATGGAATAAAACATGGTACGATTCTACCTTGCCATATTGGCTATTAGACAGAAGTTTTATTTCCTTAAACTGCTTGGCAACAAACACAGCTTTATGGTTTGATAATGACCGTTTTTGGGGTTGGGAAGGAGTTGAATGTTGTCCGGGAACTTGCCAGCATGTATGGCAATATGCACAGGGAATGGCACGTATTTTTCCATCTATTGAAATGGGCTTGAGAGAAAATATCGATTATGGTAGAAGTTTAAATGCTGACGGTTCTTTAGGGCATAGAGATGAAACCGCTGGAGGATATGGATTGCAAGTTGCCCATGACGGACATTGCGGAACGATTATGAGAGCGTACAGAGAGCATAAGATGTCAGCGGATAACAGATTCTTAAAAGCAAACTATGAAAAAATTAAAAAGTCTATACAATTTATAATTAATGAAGATAAGGACAAAGACGGTTTGTTAGAAGGAGGTCAACACAATACACTTGATGCATCTTGGTATGGCATAATGGGATGGATAAGCTCTTTGTATTTAGGAGCATTAGCATCAGGAAAAGAAATGGCCCTAGAAGTTGGTGACAAAGATTTTTCAAAAACTTGTGACGCTTTACTAATAAAGGGAAGGGAAAATATGGTGAAAGAATTATATAATGGCGAATACTTTATTCACAAGCCAGACCCTAAATATCCAAAGGCAATTAACACAAATGATGGGTGCCATATAGATCAGGTTTTAGGACAGAGTTTTGCCTGGCAAGTGGGCTTGTCTGAAAGAGTAATTCCAGAAGAAGAATGTAAATCTGCTCTAAAATCTATATGGAAATATAATTTTGCTCCCGATGCATTTTTGTATCAGGAACAAAATAAACCCATTAAAGGCGTTAGAATTTATGCCACTAAAGGAGAAGCAGGAACTATTATGTGCACATGGCCTAAAGGAGGTGTAGAAAAGGCAGTTCCAGGAATGGATAAGCGACCGGATGAATCTGAAACATGGTTAGGCCCTGGAGGTTATTTTGATGAAGCAATGAATGGATTTGAATATCAAGTTGCTTCTCATATGATAAGTGAAGGCATGCTCTTAGAAGGTTTGGCAACTATGAAAGCAGTGCATGACAGATACCACCCTGCACTTCGAAACCCTTTTAACGAAATAGAATGCAGTGATCATTATAGTCGATCTATGGCAAGTTATGGGGTGTTTTTGTCAGTATGTGGCTTTGATTACCACGGGCCAAAAGGGTATTTGTCCTTTAATCCAAAATTAACCCCAAACAATTTTAAAGCACCTTTTACAGTTGCCGAAGGCTGGGGAACCTTTTCACAGAAACGACTTGGAAATACCCAAGAAAATGGAATAGAAATTACATATGGAAAATTATCACTTTCAACTATTTCTTTAAACATAAAAAGCGATGTTGTAAAAAACGTTACCTTAAAATTAAATGATAAACACATAGATATATCTTCTAAAATAGTTAATGGAAGTAACCTCAATATTAAGTTTGAATCAATAGTAGTAAATAAAAAAGATAAAATAGATATTTTAATAGGATAA
- a CDS encoding AraC family transcriptional regulator, producing MKLHLLDRSSLENNSFTIKKNNHPYFLKVWHYHPELELVIILKSTGTRFIGDDIDKFQEGDVVLVGKNLPHMLLNDDEYFNASSNLRAEAIAVHFKKEFLGFDFFNTPEMKHISDLFERANQGIKFNAIGTDIIEDIEQIFTLNDFDRTMKLINILNVLAKHKDYHLLSSIGFVNSFGKSESKDLDKIYEYIFKNFTKEITLKDVADIAKMNPSSFSRLFKRINRKTFKRYLNEIRIGYACKLLMEKKYNISYVCYESGFNNISNFNRQFKIITKMPPSQYISKHLN from the coding sequence ATGAAGCTTCATTTATTAGATCGAAGTAGTTTAGAGAATAATTCCTTTACAATAAAAAAAAATAATCACCCTTATTTTTTAAAGGTATGGCACTATCATCCGGAATTAGAGTTGGTTATTATATTAAAAAGTACAGGAACTCGATTTATTGGTGATGATATTGACAAATTTCAAGAAGGAGATGTTGTTTTGGTAGGTAAAAACCTACCCCACATGTTGCTTAATGATGATGAATACTTTAATGCTTCATCTAATTTGAGGGCAGAAGCTATAGCAGTTCATTTTAAAAAAGAGTTTCTAGGATTTGATTTTTTTAATACCCCCGAGATGAAACATATTTCAGATCTTTTTGAAAGAGCAAACCAAGGAATTAAATTTAATGCTATTGGAACAGATATTATTGAAGACATAGAGCAAATTTTTACACTAAACGATTTTGATAGAACAATGAAACTTATTAATATCTTAAATGTATTAGCTAAGCATAAAGATTATCATTTATTGTCAAGTATTGGTTTTGTAAATTCCTTTGGTAAGTCCGAAAGCAAAGACTTAGATAAGATTTACGAATATATTTTTAAAAATTTCACTAAAGAAATTACACTAAAAGATGTGGCAGATATAGCTAAGATGAATCCTTCATCATTTAGCAGACTTTTTAAGCGAATTAACAGAAAAACATTTAAAAGGTACCTTAATGAAATTAGAATTGGTTATGCTTGCAAATTATTAATGGAAAAGAAATATAATATATCTTATGTTTGCTACGAATCCGGATTTAATAATATATCTAATTTTAACAGACAATTTAAAATAATAACTAAAATGCCCCCTTCTCAATATATTTCCAAACATTTAAATTGA
- a CDS encoding FecR family protein yields MKTPKYIEDIFKKYVNNTLTKNEFNTLLEFVRNSESKDNVKELFDMYRKNLDVSKENIKEDLDYESELLFYQIMNEIENDDKKKDSKKRIGLIFKVAATFALFLVGTFYFYQNNFFSKNKVVSSPAVIDTNAITLTLSDGNIKVISETGEEKIIDQKGNVIGTQEGNQISYSNANKNSTEALVYNELTIPYGKLFDLELSDGTKIKLNAGTSIRYPVKFIKGLQRKVFLKGEAYFEVAKDKTHPFIVNANDINVEVLGTEFNMSYYPEDTNINTVLVEGSVRLYGETGLNSPKIETLLTPGHKAAWNKNNKEMAVNKVDTQLYTAWKDGILLFRKSAYENIVKKLERHYDVIIENHYQFLDSQVYTATFSSSEETIEDVLDAFKEDTPFRYTRLNGNKIIITEPL; encoded by the coding sequence ATGAAAACACCAAAATACATAGAGGATATTTTTAAAAAGTATGTTAATAACACTTTAACTAAGAATGAGTTTAATACCCTTTTAGAGTTTGTTAGAAATTCAGAGTCTAAAGACAACGTTAAGGAACTATTTGACATGTACCGGAAAAACTTAGATGTTTCTAAAGAAAATATTAAAGAAGATCTTGATTATGAATCTGAGCTTCTTTTTTACCAAATTATGAACGAAATAGAGAACGATGATAAAAAAAAGGACTCTAAAAAAAGAATAGGGCTTATATTTAAGGTAGCGGCTACCTTTGCATTATTTTTAGTTGGGACTTTTTATTTTTATCAAAACAACTTTTTTTCTAAAAACAAAGTGGTTTCATCACCTGCCGTTATTGATACTAATGCCATAACGCTTACTTTAAGCGATGGGAATATAAAAGTTATTTCTGAAACTGGAGAAGAAAAAATTATAGATCAAAAAGGAAATGTCATTGGAACCCAAGAAGGAAACCAAATAAGTTATTCTAATGCAAACAAAAATAGTACAGAAGCACTTGTTTATAATGAATTAACAATTCCTTATGGAAAGCTCTTTGATTTGGAATTATCTGATGGGACCAAAATAAAATTAAATGCAGGAACATCAATAAGATACCCCGTAAAGTTCATAAAGGGATTACAAAGAAAAGTATTTTTAAAAGGAGAAGCCTATTTTGAAGTAGCTAAAGACAAAACACATCCTTTTATAGTCAATGCTAATGATATTAATGTTGAGGTATTAGGTACCGAATTTAATATGTCCTATTACCCGGAAGATACAAATATAAATACCGTTTTGGTAGAAGGTTCTGTAAGACTCTATGGAGAAACTGGATTGAATTCACCAAAAATAGAAACATTGCTTACTCCGGGACACAAAGCTGCGTGGAATAAAAACAATAAAGAAATGGCTGTTAATAAAGTTGATACCCAATTGTATACAGCTTGGAAAGATGGTATTTTACTGTTTAGGAAATCTGCTTACGAAAACATTGTAAAAAAGTTAGAACGGCATTATGACGTGATTATTGAAAATCACTATCAATTTTTAGATAGCCAAGTATATACAGCAACGTTTAGTAGTAGTGAAGAAACTATTGAAGATGTTTTAGATGCGTTTAAAGAGGATACACCATTTAGGTATACCAGACTAAACGGCAACAAAATTATAATTACTGAACCCCTTTAA